The genomic interval GCCGCCGCGCGCGACGTCGTGCCGAACGTGCCGATCGCCATGCGCTCCTGCCCAGGCAGCGAGATCGGCGTGATGCCGAACTCCTGGATGCGCGCGACGACCGCGTCGATCTCGCGCTGCGACGCGCCGCGCTTCATCACGACGAGCACTAGCGGCCCCCGCCGCGCGCATCGTTCGGAAGCTCGACTGCCCACGCCGGGCGAAGCGCCTTCGCGCCCCGGAGGAATGCGTGCCGGATCTCCTTCTGCGACTTCGACGTGTTCCACGCGATGAGGACGCGCACGCACATCCCGAGAGCGCTCGGCACCGGTATCTCCCGGCCGCAGATCAGCGGTACGTCCGTCCAACCGAGGCCGGCGCGTGCGGCGTCCGCGGGAAAAGCGGCGTCGAGATCCGGCGTCACGGTGAACCACACGTAGCCGATGTCGTCCGGACGCAGGCCATTGAGCTCGGTCAGGACGCGGAGCAGCTCCGCCGTGCCATCGAAGATCGCCTTCTGCTCGTTCGCGCGGATGGTCGTCGCGCCGCGCACGCCTCGGACCGCCATCAGGAACGTCCCGCCGCCGCAAGCGATGCGACGAACTCGCGCAGCGCGTCGGGGCGCCGCTCCGTCGGAGCGTTCGTGACCACGTCGATCGCCGCGCTGCCGACGGCGATCCCGTCCGCGATGCCGCGCAGCGCGGACACATGCTCGGGCGTGCTGATGCCGAAGCCGACAACGATCGGCAGGCTGGTGTGCGCGCGCACGCGACCGACGAATTCGGCGACATCGTTCGCGAGCGCGCGGCGCGCGCCGGTCACGCCGGTGAGGGACACGCAGTAGACGAACCCGCGAGCATGCGGCAGGAGCTTTGCGAGGCGCTCGTTCGGGGTCGTCGGCGCGTAGAGGTCGATGCGCAGCAGACCCGCTGATGCGAACGCCGCGTCGAGCTCGGCACTCTCCTCCGCGGGCATGTCGGGGACGATGACGCCCGCGATGCCCGCGCGTGCCCCGGCTGCGGCCAGGTTCTCGAATCCGTACTGCATGAAGGGATTGGTGTAGCCCATGAGCAGGACCGCCGCGTCACGCTCGTACACGACGGTTGCGGCCTCGGACAGGCAATCCCTGAGCGTGATGCCGCTCCGAAGGGCCGCCTCGCTGGCGCGCTGGACCGTCGTGCCATCGGCAAGCGGATCGCTGAACGGCACGCCGAGCTCGAGCACGTCCGCCCCGCCGTCCAGCGCCGCGCGAAGGAGCGCGCCGGTCGACGAGCGATCCGGATAGCCGACGGTGAGATACACGAGGATGGCGAGCCGCCGCTCCTCCCGTGCGCGCGCGAATGCGCGCTCGACGCGCATCGCGCCTGTCACGGCGACGGTCACTTCGCGTCCCCCCGTGCGCGCATCACGGACTCGAGGTCCTTATCGCCCCGACCCGACAGACACACCAGCACGTCCGTCTCATGCCCGTAGCGGACGCGGATGTGCGCGAGATCCGCGATCGCGTGCGCGGGCTCGAGCGCGGGGATGATGCCCTCGGTCTTCGAGAGCAGCTCGAACGCGTCGAGTGCCTCCGCGTCGGTCCGCGACACGTACTCGACGCGACCCGTCTCGTGCAGGTACGCGTGCTCCGGCCCCACGCCGGGATAGTCGAGGCCGGCGGAGACCGAATGCGTCTCGCGGATCTGCCCGTGCTCGTCCTGCAGCACGTAGCTACGCGTGCCGTGCAGCACGCCGACACGACCGCCGCCGATCGATGCGGCGTGCTTCCCGCTCTCGACGCCCAGACCGCCGGCCTCGACGCCACGCAGCCGCACTTCAGCGTCGTCCAGGAACGCGCTGAACATCCCGATGGCGTTCGAGCCACCGCCGACGCACGCGACGACGACGCTCGGCAGCGTGCCGACCCGCTCCAGCCACTGCGCGCGCGCCTCGCGTCCGATGACCCTCTGGAACTCGCGCACCATCGTCGGGTACGGGTGCGGCCCGATCGCCGAGCCGAGCAGGTAGTACGTCGTGCGCACGTTCGTCACCCAGTCGCGGATGGCTTCGTTCACCGCGTCCTTCAGCGTGCGGCTACCCGCATCGACGGCGCGCACCTCCGCGCCGAGGAGGCGCATGCGGAACACGTTCGGGGCCTGCCGGTGCATGTCCTCGGTGCCCATGTACACCACGCACTCGAGCCCAAGGAGCGCGCACGCGGCCGCGCTGGCGACACCGTGCTGTCCCGCTCCGGTCTCCGCGACGATGCGCTGCTTCCCCATCCGCCGCGCGAGAAGCGCCTGCCCGAGCGCGCTGTTGATCTTGTGCGCGCCGGTATGGGTCAGATCCTCGCGCTTGAGCATCACGCGCCGGAGCCCAACGAGCTTCGCGAGTCGCGACGCATCCGAGAGCGGCGTCGGCCGGCCGACCCACTCGCGAAGGAGTCGGTCGAGCTCCTGCTGGAACGCCTCGTCCGCCCGCGCCGCATCGAACGCCGCCTCGAGCTCGGCGATCGCGGGCATGAGGGTCTCCGGCAGGAACTGACCACCGAACTGGCCGTAGCGGCCACGCGCGTTCATGCCGTCGCCGCCTCCGCGGCGCCGATGAGCTGGCTCTTCACCGCGAAGCGCACCAGGGTCTGGCGCGCCTTGCCTCCGTCGATCGCGCGGGATGCGATGTCGACGCCCTCACGCACGCTGCCCGCGAGTCCGGCGACGTAGCAGGCCGCGGCGGCGTTCATCAGGACTGCCGTCCGCGCTCCGCCGGGCTCGCCGTCCAGCACGCGGCGCGCGATGGCGGCATTCGTCGCCGGATCGCCACCGGTGATCTCAGCGCGCGTCGCGCGCGCCAGACCGAAGTCCTCTGGATTGATCGACCCGTCGCGCACGCCACTCGCCGATACCTCCCACGTGCGGGTCTCTGCGGACGGGCTGATCTCGTCGAGGCCGTCCGTCCCGTACACGACCAGCGCGCGCTCCGCGCCGAGCTCGACGAGCGCGCGTGCCATCGTCTCGCCGAGCGCGACGCTCGGGACGCCGAGCAGATAGCGACGCACGCCGGCGGGATTCGCGAGCGGACCGAGCACGTTGAACGCTGTGCGGATGCCGATCTCGCGCCGGACGGGTCCGGCGTGGCGCATCGCGGGGTGGAAGCGCGGGGCGAACATGAAGCCGACGCCCGCCTCGCGCACGCACGCTGCGACGCCTTCGGGGCCGAGGTCGATCTTCACGCCGAGCGCTTCGAGCACGTCCGCGCTGCCGCACTGGCTCGACGCGGCGCGGTTGCCGTGCTTCGCCACGCGCCCGCCCGCGCCCGCGACGACGAGCGCGGTGATGGTCGAGATGTTGATGCTGTTCGAGCGATCGCCGCCGGTCCCGACGACGTCGATCGCGCCGTCCTCGACCACGACCTGAAGCGCGTTCGCGCGCAGGGCGCTCGCGAATCCGGCGATCTCATCCGGCGTCTCGCCGCGCATGCTCAGCGCCGCGAGGAGCGCGCCAAGCTGCGCCGGAGTGGCCTCGCCCGCCATGACCGAGCCCATCGCCGATTCGGCTTCTGCTCGGCTCAGCGTCTTGCCGGACACGACGACCGCGATCGCCTCACGCGCGTCCAAGGAAGTTCTCCAACATCAGCATCCCGTCCTTCGTAAGGACGGATTCTGGGTGGAACTGGACCGCCTCGAGCGGCAACCGTGCGTGGCGCAGCGCCATCACGACCCCGTCGTCGCTGCGCGCCGTGACGGCGAGATCCGAGGGCAGAGACGCTTCCTCGACCATCAGCGAGTGGTAGCGCGTCGCCTCGGTCGGGTCCGGGACGCCAGTGAAGATCCCTTTGCCGTCATGGCGTACGAACGAGGTCTTGCCATGTCGCGGCTCGGGCGCGCGCACGACGCGCGCTCCGAACGCTATCGCGGCGCACTGCAGGCCAAGGCACACGCCGAGCGTCGGGATGCCGCGCTCCGGAGCTTCGCGCACCAGCGATGGCGACCGACCCGCGGCTTCGGGGCGGCCGGGACCGGGCGAGATCACCAGCCGATCAGGTCGCGCATCCATCGCCGCCTGTAGGCGCGGGTCGTCGGCACGCACCACATCCACGACCGCGCCGAGTGCGCCCATCGCTTGCGCGAGGTTGTAGGTGAAGCTGTCGTAGTTGTCGACGAGGAGCACTGACGTCATCGGGACAGCTCCCCACCCGCGAGCTCCACCGCGCGCAGCAGCGCGCGCGCTTTCGCACGCGTCTCGGCCTCCTCCGCCGCGGGTTCCGAGTCGGCGACGATGCCGGCACCTGCCTGGATGCGGCACACGCCGCGTGCGATCGTCGCTGTGCGGATCGTGATGCAGGTGTCGAGCGCACCGTCGAAACCCAGGTAGCCGACCGCGCCCGCGTACGGTCCGCGCTGATCCGTCTCGAGCTCGGCGATGCGCTCCATCGCGCGGATCTTCGGCGCGCCGGAGACGGTGCCCGCCGGGAAGCACGCCCGGAACGCATCGAGTGCGTCAAGCTCCGGCTTGAGCTCGCCTTCGACGACGGAGGTGAGATGCATGACGTGCGAGAAACGATCCACGCGCATCAGTTCCTTCACCTTGACCGTTCCAGGCCGCGAAACGCGACCGATGTCGTTGCGCGCGAGGTCGACAAGCATGACGTGTTCGGCACGCTCCTTCTCGGACGCGCGAAGCTCCGCCTCGTTCGCCGCGTCCTCCGCATCGTCCTTGCCCCGCGGCCGCGTGCCGGCGATCGGATGCATGACGACCTTCCCACCTTCGACGCGCACGAACGGCTCGGGCGACGCGCCGACTAGCGTCGCCGACATGGTCTCGAGAAGGAACATGTACGGCGACGGATTCACGTGTCGCAGCGCGCGATACAGCGCGAGCGGATCCGGCGCGGGCGTTACGTCAAATCGCTGCGCGAGCACGATCTGGATGCAGTCGCCATCGGCGATCAGCTCGCGAGCGCGCGAGACGCGCGCCATGTATTCCTCTGGTGTGCCGTTCGCGCGTATCGAAACCTCTCCGGCGGGCGTACGCGCGAATGGCGGCAGCGGCGCGTCAAGCGCCGCGAAAACACGATCGATCCATCGCGCGGCGTCGCCGGGATGGGCCGCATCGTCGTGGGCCAGTACGGTGAGGGTGTGCCTCAGGTGGTCGAACGCGACGACGGTGTCGTAGATGCCGAAGACCATTTCGGGTAAGCCCCAAGGACCGTACGGATCACGTACCGCCACCGGGAGGCGCTCGAAGCGGCGCGCTGTCTCGTACCCAACGAACCCAACGGCACCACCGCTGAATCGCGGCAGGCCCGGGTGTGGACGACGTCGATAGCGGCGGAGTTCGGAGCGCAGCGTCGCGATCGGGTCGAGCGCCGGCCGCGAACCGATCTCGCCGCGACCCTGGGGGTCACGAAACTCGGTCGTCCACGCCTCACGCGTGACCTCGCCGCCGCGGAAATAGAGGGTTTCGCGCGGCGCGACCCCGATGAAGGAGTAACGGCCCATGCGCTCACCGCCTTCGGCCGACTCGAGGAGGAACGCGCCGCCGAGAGAGCGCAGCTTCGCGAACGCGGAGACCGGCGTCTCGAGGTCAGCGAGACGCTCGCGCATGACCGGTACGAGCTCGATGGCCGCTTCGGCGCTGATCACCACGTTCTTCTCCCCTCGGTCGCTGCTCGCTCCCGAAAACAAATAGCCCCCGCCCGATCTCGGGACGAGGGCTCGTGGTGCCACCCGATCGTGCCGCCGCATCGCTGCGCCGGCCTCCGCCGCTGCTTTCTTGATGTCGGAAGCGCCCGGCTTCGCCGGCCGCCTCCGGACCCCAGTCAACAGCGCGCCCGTTGGTAACGGCGGGCTGCCGGCCGCGGCTACTCGTTCCCTTTCGCCGCGGCGTCTCGCGAGAGCCATTCGAATCGCGCTCGCCGTCCCGGTTCTCACCGTCTCCGGTTCGCTTCCCGGTCCGCGCGACCTACTCGTTCCCGCTCGAACGACGCTTCCGGCATCGTAGCGAAATGGCCGGTTTTTGGCCATGTCTGCGCCCAGGCTCGGTAGCGCAGGCCCGGTCCGTACAGTTGATAAGTGAAGAACTTACGAGCGTCTGGTCGGCCCCCCGGTCGCATGGCGGTGCGGTCCACCCTGCCCACCCATCCCCCGACCAAGGTGCGGGAGACGCTCCGCGGCCTGCCCACGGCGACCGGCTACACGGTCACGGTGAAGGCCCTGCGCTACCGCACCGGGCCGCACCTGCAGGCCTTCACGTACTGGGATCACCCCGAGATCGTCATCCAGGTCCCTGAGCCATTCCGGCCGTTCCGCGAAGTGGTCGATCTCGGCGCCTGGGGCTCGCCGAACGTGCTCTTCCGCACGCGGCGGGAGGTCATCCGGTTCCTCTATCTCCACGAGTTCTGCCACTGGTGGCTTTACCTCACGCACGGCTGGGGCGCCGCCGCTGAGATCGCCTGCGATCGCTACGCGTACACCAACTACCGTCGGCT from Candidatus Limnocylindria bacterium carries:
- a CDS encoding aminodeoxychorismate/anthranilate synthase component II, translating into MTSVLLVDNYDSFTYNLAQAMGALGAVVDVVRADDPRLQAAMDARPDRLVISPGPGRPEAAGRSPSLVREAPERGIPTLGVCLGLQCAAIAFGARVVRAPEPRHGKTSFVRHDGKGIFTGVPDPTEATRYHSLMVEEASLPSDLAVTARSDDGVVMALRHARLPLEAVQFHPESVLTKDGMLMLENFLGRA
- the trpB gene encoding tryptophan synthase subunit beta yields the protein MNARGRYGQFGGQFLPETLMPAIAELEAAFDAARADEAFQQELDRLLREWVGRPTPLSDASRLAKLVGLRRVMLKREDLTHTGAHKINSALGQALLARRMGKQRIVAETGAGQHGVASAAACALLGLECVVYMGTEDMHRQAPNVFRMRLLGAEVRAVDAGSRTLKDAVNEAIRDWVTNVRTTYYLLGSAIGPHPYPTMVREFQRVIGREARAQWLERVGTLPSVVVACVGGGSNAIGMFSAFLDDAEVRLRGVEAGGLGVESGKHAASIGGGRVGVLHGTRSYVLQDEHGQIRETHSVSAGLDYPGVGPEHAYLHETGRVEYVSRTDAEALDAFELLSKTEGIIPALEPAHAIADLAHIRVRYGHETDVLVCLSGRGDKDLESVMRARGDAK
- the aroH gene encoding chorismate mutase, which codes for MAVRGVRGATTIRANEQKAIFDGTAELLRVLTELNGLRPDDIGYVWFTVTPDLDAAFPADAARAGLGWTDVPLICGREIPVPSALGMCVRVLIAWNTSKSQKEIRHAFLRGAKALRPAWAVELPNDARGGGR
- the trpD gene encoding anthranilate phosphoribosyltransferase, whose product is MDAREAIAVVVSGKTLSRAEAESAMGSVMAGEATPAQLGALLAALSMRGETPDEIAGFASALRANALQVVVEDGAIDVVGTGGDRSNSINISTITALVVAGAGGRVAKHGNRAASSQCGSADVLEALGVKIDLGPEGVAACVREAGVGFMFAPRFHPAMRHAGPVRREIGIRTAFNVLGPLANPAGVRRYLLGVPSVALGETMARALVELGAERALVVYGTDGLDEISPSAETRTWEVSASGVRDGSINPEDFGLARATRAEITGGDPATNAAIARRVLDGEPGGARTAVLMNAAAACYVAGLAGSVREGVDIASRAIDGGKARQTLVRFAVKSQLIGAAEAATA
- the trpA gene encoding tryptophan synthase subunit alpha translates to MTVAVTGAMRVERAFARAREERRLAILVYLTVGYPDRSSTGALLRAALDGGADVLELGVPFSDPLADGTTVQRASEAALRSGITLRDCLSEAATVVYERDAAVLLMGYTNPFMQYGFENLAAAGARAGIAGVIVPDMPAEESAELDAAFASAGLLRIDLYAPTTPNERLAKLLPHARGFVYCVSLTGVTGARRALANDVAEFVGRVRAHTSLPIVVGFGISTPEHVSALRGIADGIAVGSAAIDVVTNAPTERRPDALREFVASLAAAGRS
- a CDS encoding anthranilate synthase component I family protein, producing MISAEAAIELVPVMRERLADLETPVSAFAKLRSLGGAFLLESAEGGERMGRYSFIGVAPRETLYFRGGEVTREAWTTEFRDPQGRGEIGSRPALDPIATLRSELRRYRRRPHPGLPRFSGGAVGFVGYETARRFERLPVAVRDPYGPWGLPEMVFGIYDTVVAFDHLRHTLTVLAHDDAAHPGDAARWIDRVFAALDAPLPPFARTPAGEVSIRANGTPEEYMARVSRARELIADGDCIQIVLAQRFDVTPAPDPLALYRALRHVNPSPYMFLLETMSATLVGASPEPFVRVEGGKVVMHPIAGTRPRGKDDAEDAANEAELRASEKERAEHVMLVDLARNDIGRVSRPGTVKVKELMRVDRFSHVMHLTSVVEGELKPELDALDAFRACFPAGTVSGAPKIRAMERIAELETDQRGPYAGAVGYLGFDGALDTCITIRTATIARGVCRIQAGAGIVADSEPAAEEAETRAKARALLRAVELAGGELSR